Proteins co-encoded in one Microbacterium hydrocarbonoxydans genomic window:
- the mscL gene encoding large conductance mechanosensitive channel protein MscL encodes MLKGFKDFLLRGNIIDLAVAVVIGTAFTAIVTALVNSIITPLVALFFQADAAGDFGWIVQNIYGDDVTFPIGDLISAIISFLAVAAVVYFVFVLPMNTFKAHVEARKGTAAEEPAEEPAAATETELLIEIRDLLAKQQAPRD; translated from the coding sequence ATGCTCAAAGGCTTCAAGGACTTCCTCCTACGCGGCAACATCATCGACCTCGCGGTCGCCGTCGTCATCGGCACCGCATTCACGGCGATCGTCACCGCCCTGGTCAACAGCATCATCACGCCCCTCGTCGCCCTGTTCTTCCAGGCAGACGCCGCAGGTGATTTCGGGTGGATCGTCCAGAACATCTACGGCGACGACGTCACGTTCCCGATCGGCGACCTCATCTCGGCGATCATCAGCTTCCTCGCCGTCGCAGCCGTCGTCTACTTCGTCTTCGTACTGCCCATGAACACGTTCAAGGCGCACGTCGAGGCGCGCAAGGGCACCGCGGCCGAAGAGCCGGCCGAAGAGCCGGCCGCCGCCACCGAGACCGAGCTGCTCATCGAGATCCGCGACCTGCTCGCGAAGCAGCAGGCGCCCCGCGACTGA
- a CDS encoding FmdB family zinc ribbon protein, whose protein sequence is MPTYAYACRSCGHAFDAVQSFADDALTVCPECGGELRKQYGSIGVTFNGSGFYRTDSRAGSAGSSAAPTSSKSESSTSAKPAPAAAPASS, encoded by the coding sequence ATGCCCACCTATGCCTATGCCTGCCGCTCATGCGGCCACGCCTTCGACGCCGTGCAGAGTTTCGCCGACGACGCGCTGACCGTCTGCCCCGAGTGCGGGGGCGAGCTGCGCAAGCAGTACGGATCGATCGGCGTCACCTTCAACGGCTCAGGCTTCTATCGCACCGACTCGCGAGCCGGCTCCGCGGGATCGTCCGCAGCCCCGACATCATCGAAGTCAGAATCGTCGACGAGCGCGAAGCCCGCGCCCGCGGCGGCACCCGCGTCGTCCTGA